Proteins encoded within one genomic window of Desulfosalsimonas propionicica:
- the rplD gene encoding 50S ribosomal protein L4, translating into MAVVEVKNIQGETVSEIDLSEEIFNVGVKQSVLHQVVRMQLANRRRGTAKVKRRSEIRGSTQKLFRQKGTGRARRGDVKSPLLRGGGVIFGPEPRDYSYKVPKKVRRLALKMALSAKLKDNEIIVLDGFALDQVKTKAVASTLQRLELEKPLIVIDQKDATLELSSRNIPGVKVLRVEGLNVYDILNHKTLVLLAPSIKGIEGRLAA; encoded by the coding sequence ATGGCTGTCGTGGAAGTCAAAAATATACAGGGTGAGACCGTATCGGAAATCGACCTTTCAGAGGAGATTTTCAATGTCGGGGTCAAACAAAGCGTTCTGCACCAGGTGGTTCGGATGCAGCTGGCCAACCGTCGCCGGGGAACGGCCAAAGTCAAGCGCCGCTCCGAGATACGGGGCAGCACCCAAAAGTTGTTTCGTCAGAAAGGCACCGGACGTGCACGCCGGGGGGACGTGAAAAGCCCGCTGCTCAGAGGCGGGGGCGTAATTTTCGGTCCTGAGCCGAGGGATTACTCATACAAGGTCCCCAAGAAAGTCCGTCGTCTGGCTTTGAAAATGGCTTTGTCGGCAAAGCTGAAGGACAATGAAATAATTGTGCTTGACGGATTTGCCCTCGATCAGGTAAAGACAAAGGCCGTTGCTTCGACGCTTCAGCGCCTTGAACTGGAAAAACCGCTGATCGTGATTGATCAAAAGGATGCAACCTTGGAGCTGTCCTCCAGAAATATTCCGGGCGTCAAGGTGTTGCGGGTTGAAGGGCTCAATGTATACGATATTTTGAACCACAAGACCCTGGTTCTGCTGGCACCGTCGATCAAGGGGATTGAAGGGAGATTGGCTGCATGA
- the rplW gene encoding 50S ribosomal protein L23, which translates to MKDYHIILGPVDTEKTNIAREELNQVAFEVAPASNRVQIRKAVESIFNVEVRSVRTMRVKGKFKRRGRILGKRKDWKKAIVTLMPGSRIKFFEGA; encoded by the coding sequence ATGAAAGACTATCATATCATATTAGGTCCGGTGGATACGGAAAAGACCAATATCGCCCGGGAAGAACTCAACCAAGTGGCCTTTGAGGTGGCGCCTGCCTCCAATCGGGTTCAGATCCGGAAGGCTGTTGAGTCGATTTTCAACGTCGAGGTTCGCTCGGTTCGGACGATGCGGGTCAAGGGCAAGTTCAAACGGCGGGGCCGGATTTTGGGCAAGCGCAAGGACTGGAAAAAAGCTATCGTGACATTGATGCCCGGCAGCCGGATCAAATTTTTTGAAGGTGCATAA
- the rplB gene encoding 50S ribosomal protein L2 gives MATKKVKPTSHGRRFQTYSTFSEITKKEPERHLLKPIKKTGGRNANGRITARHRGGGTKRFYRIIDFKRDKDGVPAKVAAIEYDPNRSARIALLYYADGEKRYILAPAKLVVGQTVMSGPQAEIRPGNCLPLSHIPLGTHVHNIELRTGRGGQLVKSAGGFAQLMAKEGRYATVKLPSGEVRMVLVANRATIGQIGNSDHSNVSLGKAGRKRYLGRRPRTRGVVMNPVDHPMGGGEGRSSGGRHPCSPWGMPAKGFRTRKRTKQSDRLIVKRRR, from the coding sequence ATGGCGACTAAAAAAGTAAAACCCACGTCCCACGGACGCCGGTTTCAGACATATTCCACCTTTTCGGAGATTACAAAGAAAGAGCCGGAAAGGCATCTGTTAAAGCCCATTAAGAAAACCGGCGGCAGAAATGCCAACGGCCGGATTACGGCCCGGCATCGGGGCGGCGGTACTAAACGGTTTTACCGGATCATCGATTTCAAGCGGGACAAGGACGGAGTGCCGGCAAAGGTGGCAGCCATTGAATATGACCCCAACCGGTCTGCCCGCATTGCTTTGCTGTATTACGCAGACGGTGAGAAACGATACATCCTTGCGCCCGCAAAACTGGTCGTTGGCCAGACTGTCATGTCCGGACCGCAAGCCGAAATCCGGCCGGGCAACTGTCTGCCCTTAAGCCATATACCCCTTGGCACCCATGTGCACAATATAGAGCTTCGGACCGGCCGGGGCGGTCAGCTGGTGAAAAGCGCAGGCGGATTTGCCCAGCTTATGGCCAAGGAAGGCCGGTATGCGACCGTTAAGCTGCCCTCCGGGGAAGTGCGGATGGTGTTGGTGGCCAACCGCGCCACCATCGGGCAGATCGGCAATTCGGATCATTCCAATGTTTCCCTGGGCAAGGCCGGGCGCAAGCGCTATCTCGGCCGCCGGCCCCGGACCCGGGGTGTTGTCATGAATCCGGTGGACCACCCCATGGGCGGCGGCGAGGGCCGCTCCTCTGGCGGACGTCACCCCTGTTCTCCCTGGGGGATGCCGGCAAAGGGCTTTCGAACCCGGAAGCGCACCAAGCAGAGCGACCGGCTCATTGTCAAGAGGCGCAGGTAA